Proteins encoded in a region of the Megalops cyprinoides isolate fMegCyp1 chromosome 3, fMegCyp1.pri, whole genome shotgun sequence genome:
- the LOC118774749 gene encoding neurite extension and migration factor-like, translating into MDVLQETNLAVPAQNLTQVNGADERGTHEHGGNLKPYAAADAAVPLPSSAAEANAQRGSQECQRAALTPPSPLSLNEHAVPDESSTHAISLTSCTTKVVSPWSMPEDCDKAPFPMMVPGGISNLTGDCLMQPSRTCLGCFIETKDTPDSEPEINLKMGDMSREYDPCSIPDIGMQCMSSGDSSRFGDQLLSDQLLSYPEHKVREMEKRDTEKSDSDSEDPTSKSIYEGLLLDKCNGEEALLTNPSQDWGCFESFISESKMELLDLCSKNELSVNLFSEEDVDNYMFDDDDDSTLSSDVCSLKIRYESFQDNVREKTNALQEEAQFNFFPSVLVNYAKKEGGAIRKNTDGVQLKGDDVNLWGSEDKGDKSGISADGTPDVSSESNYLFDSNTSTEDSGEYSDDSSCTGSSYDTLREAKGSHRFLSRENSSSSSQLNYGLRAKRKVRYSEDYLYDVDSIESERNTEKREKQPSGPKEEEDDDWCPKKRRKSSRKEPPVVIKYIIINRFKGERHMLVKARKIDPTDMTVSLNEDLLQKYEKLAPLKEYWQKRQQERQERCRLALGDKHKFCLNGCRRSFSSSPPKRKYKIANRLRIQRIQTVEQSPNKQGPCSSDHKQEGSTEGEAAITNVPLTTAASSHTSRLDQSDIMDTGTVNSRSQEREDKRTGNKIVRIRKFRSEARLRSKKIKCMQEDSKSMKNLPGICPVLENQNSVRDVIDTTVDSAASKKCSADSNEKSAFRPATCSPDKGTPSVNVAASVSVVPGGYLQTLLDASESSSSTGISYFPQQHSRQYPLGVSPEEKQFASLQLAQSCVLSPPSESELQQSPQNCTNQMEANFTQMWHTESGSNQPPFEPDIPESTILPNGFSGPMPMSLADNMAFSEYSQVNLDGNRVVYEKNDIPEQPLQPNADYQACRASGGEGNLTFQRGVLNTDNGRLISFDSVGSLSASSSNYSSLSLKSCEKDTEDDMNDNFLAHCSPKLVIQQSVDEITPLRESTDLLDISNFTPDKFRHSSLSEMSPPDTPNLSPQVTGPEMKGGGKAKDFQDASEVALGSTAEMKWDCSAMPPQVQHGRTFTVDSHQFQFHTFSDDDGVGLAEKNSSFDGFDEQNNSIISGTKGPKSKKKTGKQNSALEQKGTKKTKAPRAAKAERSKSPRQNSRSTKKIKALLDGKAAKGQAGGSKTPPKFRNNLISAAQSVTNTMTGSLTRMSGDWPSLKESGTGWSEGSSNLLGDDQREFEEPSNILSNIASGMAEVQRFMMASIEPLWSPGSGVCLPPEANSLKLKTLKILAGTPPDLKKKGIGTTNTGATRGRKSTGRGGKNQAKLNSSHPFFPPLALDCNMFDRPSLGIPGTNGPPHKKMYRHKTSAKFTRDENSKGKRADPNKDLALMASFEKLR; encoded by the exons ATGGATGTTCTACAGGAAACCAACCTTGCTGTGCCGGCCCAAAACCTCACACAAGTCAACGGGGCGGATGAGAGAG GAACACATGAACATGGAGGTAATCTGAAGCCTTACGCTGCTGCAGATGCTGCTGTGCCTCTCCCTTCATCTGCTGCTGAAGCAAATGCACAAAGAGGAAGCCAGGAGTGCCAGAGAGCTGCGCTGACCCCACCCTCTCCGCTGAGTCTGAATGAGCATGCTGTCCCAGATGAGTCCTCCACCCATGCCAtctccctcacctcctgcaCCACCAAAGTCGTGAGTCCCTGGTCAATGCCTGAGGACTGCGACAAGGCGCCCTTCCCCATGATGGTGCCAGGAGGCATCTCAAACCTAACAGGGGACTGCCTGATGCAGCCAAGCCGCACCTGCCTTGGCTGCTTCATTGAGACCAAGGACACTCCAGACTCAGAGCCCGAGATCAATTTGAAAATGGGAGACATGAGCCGGGAGTATGACCCCTGCTCCATCCCCGACATAGGCATGCAGTGTATGAGCTCCGGAGACAGCAGCCGTTTTGGTGACCAGCTCCTGTCTGACCAGCTCCTCAGCTATCCTGAGCACAAAGTCAGGGAAATGGAGAAGAGGGACACTGAAAAGTCAGACAGTGACTCTGAGGACCCCACGTCCAAAAGCATTTATGAGGGCCTGCTTCTGGACAAGTGCAACGGTGAGGAGGCACTTCTGACGAATCCTAGTCAGGACTGGGGCTGTTTTGAGTCCTTCATCAGCGAAAGCAAGATGGAGCTGCTGGACCTCTGCTCCAAGAATGAGCTTTCCGTTAACCTCTTCTCAGAAGAGGATGTTGACAACTACATGTTTGACGATGATGACGACTCCACGCTAAGCAGCGATGTGTGTTCCCTTAAGATCCGCTACGAATCTTTCCAGGACAATGTGCGGGAGAAGACTAATGCCCTCCAGGAGGAGGCCCAGTTCAACTTCTTTCCAAGTGTCCTGGTAAACTATGCCAAGAAGGAAGGCGGAGCCATCAGGAAGAACACAGATGGGGTGCAGCTTAAGGGTGATGATGTCAACCTCTGGGGGTCTGAGGACAAGGGAGACAAGAGTGGCATCTCTGCTGATGGCACACCGGATGTTAGCTCTGAAAGTAACTACTTGTTTGATTCCAACACCTCCACTGAAGACTCTGGTGAGTACAGCGATGACAGCTCCTGCACTGGTTCCTCCTATGACACTCTACGGGAGGCCAAGGGCAGCCACCGTTTCCTGTCCAGAGAGAATTCCAGCTCCTCCAGTCAGCTGAACTATGGACTCCGTGCGAAGAGAAAAGTCAGATACAGTGAGGACTACTTATATGATGTTGATTCTATTGAGAGTGAAAGGAACACGGAGAAACGCGAAAAGCAGCCATCTGGTccaaaagaggaggaggacgacgacTGGTGTCCAAAGAAGAGGCGAAAATCTTCTCGCAAGGAGCCTCCAGTGGTTATAAAATACATCATCATCAATAGGTtcaaaggagagagacacatgCTGGTGAAAGCAAGGAAAATTGACCCAACAGACATGACAGTTAGCTTAAATGAGGACTTGCTGCAGAAGTATGAAAAATTAGCTCCTCTGAAGGAATACTGGCAGAAGAGGCAGCAGGAAAGGCAGGAGCGATGTAGGCTGGCACTGGGAGATAAACACAAATTTTGCCTGAACGGTTGTAGACGTTCCTTTAGTTCTAGTCCCCCAAAACGGAAATACAAGATTGCAAATAGACTCAGGATTCAAAGAATTCAAACTGTGGAGCAATCACCAAACAAGCAGGGCCCCTGTTCCTCTGATCACAAACAAGAAGGCAGCACGGAAGGTGAGGCAGCCATCACAAATGTGCCATTAACAACAGCAGCCTCCAGCCACACAAGCAGATTAGACCAAAGTGACATCATGGACACTGGAACAGTAAACAGCAGATCACAGGAAAGGGAAGATAAGAGAACTGGAAACAAAATTGTGAGAATAAGGAAATTTAGAAGTGAAGCCAGACTAAggagcaaaaaaataaaatgcatgcaagaGGATAGCAAAAGCATGAAAAACCTACCAGGGATTTGTCCCGTATTAGAAAACCAGAACAGTGTCAGGGATGTAATAGATACTACGGTTGACTCTGCTGCAAGCAAAAAATGCAGCGCTGATTCCAATGAAAAATCAGCTTTTAGACCAGCCACCTGCTCTCCTGACAAAGGCACGCCATCTGTAAATGTGGCTGCAAGTGTATCAGTTGTTCCTGGAGGGTATCTTCAGACACTGCTAGATGCATCTGAATCATCGAGTAGCACAGGAATCTCTTACTTCCCTCAGCAGCATTCCAGGCAGTATCCACTTGGTGTTTCCCCAGAGGAGAAGCAGTTTGCTTCTCTCCAGCTTGCCCAAAGCTGTGTGCTCTCGCCTCCCTCTGAATCTGAGCTCCAGCAATCACCCCAGAACTGCACAAACCAGATGGAGGCAAATTTCACCCAAATGTGGCATACGGAGTCTGGTTCCAACCAGCCACCATTTGAACCTGACATTCCTGAGTCCACTATTTTGCCTAATGGCTTCAGTGGCCCCATGCCTATGTCTTTGGCGGACAATATGGCCTTCTCGGAATATAGTCAGGTCAATCTGGATGGCAACAGGGTGGTATATGAAAAGAATGATATACCTGAGCAGCCTCTTCAGCCGAATGCAGACTATCAGGCATGCCGAGCATCAGGCGGGGAGGgaaatttaacatttcagagaGGCGTCCTCAACACAGACAATGGGAGACTGATCAGTTTTGATTCAGTGGGCTCACTGTCAGCCTCTTCCAGCAATTACAGCTCTCTAAGTTTAAAGTCCTGTGAAAAGGACACTGAAGATGACATGAATGACAACTTCTTGGCCCACTGCAGTCCGAAACTAGTGATCCAGCAAAGTGTTGATGAAATTACTCCCCTGAGGGAGTCCACAGACCTGCTGGACATCTCTAACTTCACTCCAGATAAGTTTCGGCACTCGTCCCTGTCCGAGATGTCACCCCCAGACACGCCCAATTTGTCTCCTCAAGTGACAGGGCCAGAAAtgaagggaggagggaaagcCAAGGATTTCCAAGATGCCAGTGAAGTGGCACTGGGAAGTACAGCAGAGATGAAGTGGGACTGCAGTGCCATGCCACCGCAGGTGCaacatggcaggacttttacagTGGACAGCCATCAGTTCCAGTTCCACACtttcagtgatgatgatggtgtggGGCTGGCTGAGAAGAACAGCAGCTTTGACGGCTTTGATGAGCAGAATAACTCAATCATCAGTGGTACAAAGGGTCCAAAGTCAAAGAAGAAAACTGGCAAGCAGAATTCTGCACTGGAGCAGAAGGGTACAAAGAAAACCAAGGCTCCCAGAGCAGCCAAGGCTGAAAGGAGCAAAAGCCCCCGGCAGAATTCGAGGTCGACCAAAAAGATAAAAGCTCTACTAGATGGGAAGGCTGCTAAAGGTCAAGCAGGAGGCTCCAAGACACCCCCAAAATTCCGAAACAACTTGATTTCCGCTGCTCAGTCAGTGACAAATACCATGACTGGATCTCTCACCAGAATGTCTGGGGATTGGCCCTCACTGAAGGAGTCAGGCACAGGTTGGTCTGAAGGCAGCAGCAACCTTCTAGGTGATGATCAACGGGAGTTCGAGGAGCCTTCCAACATCCTGTCCAATATTGCATCTGGCATGGCCGAGGTTCAACGGTTCATGATGGCCTCCATCGAGCCGCTGTGGAGTCCTGGGTCTGGAGTCTGCCTGCCCCCAGAGGCTAATAGCCTGAAGTTAAAGACACTCAAAATCTTGGCAGGTACACCACCTGATTTAAAGAAGAAAGGCATCGGCACCACTAACACAGGGGCAACTAGAGGAAGGAAGTCAACTGGCAGGGGGGGTAAAAACCAGGCTAAGCTCAACTCCTCCCATCCCTTCTTCCCCCCTCTTGCACTGGACTGCAACATGTTTGACAGGCCCAGCCTAGGCATCCCTGGCACCAACGGACCCCCCCACAAAAAGATGTACCGTCACAAAACCAGTGCGAAATTCACCCGGGATGAAAACAGTAAGGGGAAGCGAGCAGACCCAAACAAGGATTTAGCATTGATGGCCTCTTTTGAAAAACTGAGGTAA